The genomic DNA TGACTTGACAATTCTTCGCTTGCTGCGGCGTTTTCTTCGGCAGTAGCAGCATTATTCTGAATCACTGAAGAAATTTGTTCCACGCCTTGATCAATCTGTACAATCGCAGTGGCTTGCTCGTGCGAAGCCTGCGAGATTTTATTAATTAACTCAAGTGATTCCACTGCCGCTTCGGCGCTCTTATCTAAAGAGCTTGCCGTATTAGTAGCAAGTTCCGAACCATTTTCAACTGCTCTAATCGTCTCTTCAATCAAAATGGTTGTGTTCTTTGCCGCCTCAGATGATTTTCCAGCAAGATTTCTGACTTCATCCGCCACGACCGCAAAACCTTTTCCGGCTTCACCTGCGCGCGCAGCTTCAACCGCAGCATTCAAAGCAAGAATGTTTGTCTGGAAGGCAATGTCATCAATAACTCTAATAATTTTAGAAATTTCAGATGACTTTACGGTTATTTGTTCCATCGCGGAAACCATATCCTTCATCTTAACATTACTGCTCTGCATTTCACTACCAGCAAACTCGGCTTTAACCTGTAGCACTTTTGAATTTTCTGCATTTTGCCTGATCTGCTCGGTGACCTCAGCAATAGACGCGGACAACTCTTGAATGGAACTGGCTTGTTCAGTGGCGCCTTGTGAAAGCGCTTGTGCTCCGCTTGCAACTTGATCTGCTCCGCTGTTAACCTGGTCTGCTGTTTGATCAATTTGCAACAATGTAGAATTAAGCCGCGTCAACAATGCCTGCATATTATCTTTTAACTTTTTAAATTGACCGACATATTCCTTCTGTGGTTCAATCGTTAAGTCTCCGTTTGCTACACTTAACAGCGCATCGGAAATTTCATCGATATATTCCTGATAATTTACCAATCTTTCTATGGTGAGATTAAAGGCCTTTGCAAGCTGCCCTATTTCATCTTTAGTCTTAATTGAAAGCGTTACATCAAAGTTGCCGTCGGCAATTTGCGCTGCCGCTGCCGTGACTTTTTTGATCGGTTTTGTAATGCCTACGCTGATAAAATAAGTGACTGCCCCGGCAAGCAACAATACAAAAATAAATAATGCAATAACCGTCTTTACTGTGGATTCTATCCCTGCACTGAGAATATTATTGATGGTCTCAATAGGTGTACCAACAAAATAGATGCCAATCACCTGATTACTGCCATCAAGAATCGGCGTGTAGCGTGTCATATAATGGGATCCCAGAATTTCAGCTTCCCCAAAATATACGTTGCCTTTTAATATTTCTTGGTAAACAGCAGCGTTTGTATCTAATTGGGTTCCAATTACTCTTTCGCCACTGCTATCCATAATATTTGTCAGTATTCTAACGTAATTGTCCCCATCTTTAGCAAAGACGGTTGCAACAAGATTCATATTTTGAGCTAATCTATCGATATACTCAAATCTTCCGTCAATACCTTGTCCGTTCTTATCAACTAATTTACCATTACTTTTAAGGCTCAATGAGCCAAATTGTTCATCGAGATAAGTTTGCAGCATGTTATTGGCACCAGCAAGTTCGTCATGAAATTGTGTCTGCATAATTTCATTTGTCATATTAAAGCTTGTTAAAAGCCCAAACGTTACGGTTAGCAAGGAAGAAACAGTAACCAAAATAAGTATAATTAGAATAAGTTTTGCTTTTAAACTTCTCATTGAGCGACACCTCGATCTTTCAAAATTTTTGTTACCATAACCCATAGACTAACTATCGTATGTTAGGTATCGAATTTTTTTATAACATATTTTGAAGAAATTTTCAATATTTTTTTCAAAATGTGATTAATTGCCCCAGGAAAAATACTATTATTTGACAAAATGGAAATATTTATAGTAATGTTTAAGAGCACTAACTATTATGACAGCTGGAGGATGCCCATGGACAAAAAGCAAGAAATACTAGATGTTACATATGATCTTTTTTCTGAAAAAGGATACAGCCTATCCATGTCTGAAATTTCGAAAGCGGTTAATATAAAAACACCATCACTTTATAGTCACTTTAAAAATAAAGATGAAATTATAGAGGTAACAATAAAAAAAGAAATTGAGCGGTGCTTCAATACTATTTATAAAAAAGAATCGGAACTGGCCAATAGTAGCTGTGAAGAAAACCTTAAATCGTTATTTTTTTTAGCAGTAAAATATTATAAAGACAACAGAAGAATGCGATTTTGGTGCCATATTTCTTTACTACAACATGAGCATCTCAAGAATATTAGCAGGCTACTGATTGAAAATAGGAATTCTTATCTAGCTAGCAGTGTAAGAAGTTGTTTTAAAAAGGGAATTGAGGACAAAGAGATTAGAGAGGATATAACGGACGGCGCAATCTATCTATATTTATCAATGATACAGGGCTTTTTGGAGGTTGCACAGTTTAATCTGAGCAATGACGCAATCGAAGACCAAGCAACAATGGTTTGGGACGCTTATTGGAACGGTATAAAGTTTCAAGGGTGACTCACCATTTAAATTACTCACGTATAAATAAAATCACCTTTCGCAAACACATGATTAAGCGATAAGAAAAGTCCGCCCTGACGTTCAATTGAACATCAGGGCATCAGCTTTTCTGTTTAAAAATGCTATATCAAAATACAACCTATAAACCGACGTAAGAACCAGTCAGCTAATTATTGATCATGAAGGATGATTACGCTTCTTGAACACCTGTTAATGCACAATACACATCGAGATATTTTTTCGCCGAATTTCCCCAAGAAAAATCGCGGCTCATGCCGTTGCGGCGCGCCGCCCGCCACATCTGCTTTTGATGATACAGCGATAAAGCCCGGCGCAGCGCGTCCAGCATATCCCAGACTTCATAAGACTGAAACGTGACGCCGTTGCCCTCCCTCGTTTCGGGGTTGAATGGTATCACCGTATCTTTCAGGCCACCCACAGCGTGAACGACCGGAACAGTACCGTAACGCATGGCGATCATCTGAGCTAATCCGCAGGGTTCCGAACGGGACGGCATGAAAAATACGTCGGCCCCGGCATATATCCGGGAGGCCAAGGTCGGAGAAAAGCCAATTGAACAGCCCACCTTGTCGCTGACTCTAGCGCTCCAGTCTTGTATCATGGCTTCAAATTCTGAATCGCCCGAGCCGAGCACAACCAACTGCATATCCATCGTGGATATCTCATCCATCGCTTCACGGATCAGGCCCAGCCCCTTCTGCGGCGTCAGTCGGGTGACCATGCCGATAAGCGGTACACCCGAAATCTGTGCCAGACCCAGCTCCTTTTGCAAAGCGCGTTTGTTAAGGGTCTTAAACCGCAACGTCTCTAGGTCATATCCACAGGTCAGGTTTTGATCGGTTTTAGGGTTAAATAGCTCGGTATCAATACCGTTGACAATGCCAACCAGCTTCTCGTTTCTAGCCTGTAAAATGTGATGCAACCCCGAGGAATAAAAGGGGTCAAGAATTTCCTTTGCATAGCTTTCGCTGACAGCAACAACTGTATCGGCACTTTCAATACCACCTTTTAAGATATTTAGGCAGCCATCATACATCAAGATGTCGCGAAAGGCCGCATCCAGCCCGAACACATCACCCAAAATATAGGGGTCGTATTTTCCCTGAAACTCAATGTTGTGAATAGAGATCACAGTGCGGGTACTTTCATACCCCTTTGTCTGTCGGTAGAATGCATTCAGATACAGGGGCACCAGTGCCGTGTGCCAGTCGTTTGCGTGAATCACGTCTGGGTAAAACCCGATGTGCGGCAAAACTTCGAGAACCGCTTTGGAAAAAAATGCAAAGCGCTCTGCATCATCGCGTTCACCATATACGGAGGAGCGTTTGAAATACTGCTCGTTATCCAGCAAATAATAAGTCACTCCGTTGTGTTCACCTTGAAAAATACCACAGTGACTTACCCGCCACCCTGAAGGCACTCCGATGCTGGTCACAAAGGTCAGCGTTTGGCGTAGCTGCTCCGGAATTTGTGCATACAGCGGCAGCACGACTCTGGCGTCCGCCCCCAATGCATTGAGGGCTGCGGGTAGTGAGCCCATTACATCGCCCAGACCGCCAACTTTGATAAATGGCAAAGCTTCGGCTGCCGCAAATAAAATCTTCTTCATCTTATTCCCCTCTCGTTTCAGCCAAATACATTGGTTAGATCACCGCGTTTTTTTCAACGACAAAGGGATAGCTTTCACCGCCGTTAAACGAATGGCCTGTCGTCACCTGTACGTCCTTATCAAGAATGGCGTTGGACAGAGTGGAATCCCCCTCCAGAATACAGCCCTGCATCACAATAGAGTTTCGCACGAGAACACCTTTTCCGATGCGAACATCGCGAAACAAGATGCTATTTTCAACCATACCGTCAATGTGGCAGCCGTCGGCAATCATACTGTTCGCTACGCGGCCGTATTCGCCGTACATGGTGGGAACCGTGTCTTTGATTTTGGTAAGGATATGTGTCTCGGAGTCCAACAGCTCCCTGCGGACATTGGCGTTAAGTAGGTCCATATTGGTACTGTAATAATCTTGAAGAGTGCGGATAGCGGAGAAATAACCTTGATATCGATAGGCATAAAACCGTTGATTCAAAAATTTCTTAGCAATATAATCGCGGTTAAGATCCGACCAGCCATAGGTGGCCCCCTGATCCACCAGATCGAGTAACACAGACTTATGCATAATAAAAATTTTTCGCAATAGCACAGCGGTTTCATTCTTGCTTCCCGTGTGGCATCGGGCGTCACATATGATGCCGTCCTCCCCCACCGAAACCTCCGTGTCGCCCTGACGTGGCTGACCCTCGTTGCAAACCACGGTCAAATCTGCGCCGGATTCGATGTGCTGCCTAAGCACCTGCCGAAGGTCGACCGTGCAGACCAGATTGGCATCGGCCACAATAGCGTATTCCGGCAGCAACCGGGTCAGGTAAGTATGAAAGCTGGAAAGTGCCTCAAACCGGTTCTGATAATGATAGCCTGATTCACTCATGAAAGGCGTAAGCAGCTTGAGTCCCCCATTTTTACGGCTTAAATCCCAGTCCTTTCCGGTTCCAAGATGGTCGGCAAGCGAGGAATAATGCTTACGGGCAACCACGGCGACTTCCGGTACCGAAGCGTGAACCAAATTGGATAACATAAAGTCGATCAACCTGTAACGCCCACCGAATGGCAACGAGCCCACCGTACGTTTTTTGGTTAGCACGCTGACGGTATCTTCTTTAAAAGAGTCACTGAACAAAATGCAAAAGGCGTTCATCATATCATCTCCTTTTTCTCCACAGCGGAAATCATTTGTTTTGGCAATACAACCTGACCACTTTTAATCACCGCACCCTGTCCCACAACGGCGATGCCCCATTCTTCGCGGTTGGGATAATCCTCGGGGGAAGCGCCGACAATCGCGCCATCCTCAACAACGACATCGTCCGCCAGAATAGCATAGCGCACCTTGGCATTTTTACCAATACGGACATTTTTCATCAACACAGAATATTCTACGCTGGCGCCCTCACCCACCTCTACACCAAAAAATAGCACGCTGTAATTAAGCTGACCGTTCATTTCGCAACCCTCGGTCAGCATAGAGTTGACTATTTGGGCTTCGCTGCCCACATATTGCGGCCGTGTAGACGCGTGTCGGGAATAAAT from Oscillospiraceae bacterium MB24-C1 includes the following:
- a CDS encoding methyl-accepting chemotaxis protein; protein product: MRSLKAKLILIILILVTVSSLLTVTFGLLTSFNMTNEIMQTQFHDELAGANNMLQTYLDEQFGSLSLKSNGKLVDKNGQGIDGRFEYIDRLAQNMNLVATVFAKDGDNYVRILTNIMDSSGERVIGTQLDTNAAVYQEILKGNVYFGEAEILGSHYMTRYTPILDGSNQVIGIYFVGTPIETINNILSAGIESTVKTVIALFIFVLLLAGAVTYFISVGITKPIKKVTAAAAQIADGNFDVTLSIKTKDEIGQLAKAFNLTIERLVNYQEYIDEISDALLSVANGDLTIEPQKEYVGQFKKLKDNMQALLTRLNSTLLQIDQTADQVNSGADQVASGAQALSQGATEQASSIQELSASIAEVTEQIRQNAENSKVLQVKAEFAGSEMQSSNVKMKDMVSAMEQITVKSSEISKIIRVIDDIAFQTNILALNAAVEAARAGEAGKGFAVVADEVRNLAGKSSEAAKNTTILIEETIRAVENGSELATNTASSLDKSAEAAVESLELINKISQASHEQATAIVQIDQGVEQISSVIQNNAATAEENAAASEELSSQSNVLKDLIYRFKLRSTENSIYSAPVHTSSVKLEKYNSFTESDSKY
- a CDS encoding TetR/AcrR family transcriptional regulator; the encoded protein is MDKKQEILDVTYDLFSEKGYSLSMSEISKAVNIKTPSLYSHFKNKDEIIEVTIKKEIERCFNTIYKKESELANSSCEENLKSLFFLAVKYYKDNRRMRFWCHISLLQHEHLKNISRLLIENRNSYLASSVRSCFKKGIEDKEIREDITDGAIYLYLSMIQGFLEVAQFNLSNDAIEDQATMVWDAYWNGIKFQG
- the glgA gene encoding glycogen synthase GlgA: MKKILFAAAEALPFIKVGGLGDVMGSLPAALNALGADARVVLPLYAQIPEQLRQTLTFVTSIGVPSGWRVSHCGIFQGEHNGVTYYLLDNEQYFKRSSVYGERDDAERFAFFSKAVLEVLPHIGFYPDVIHANDWHTALVPLYLNAFYRQTKGYESTRTVISIHNIEFQGKYDPYILGDVFGLDAAFRDILMYDGCLNILKGGIESADTVVAVSESYAKEILDPFYSSGLHHILQARNEKLVGIVNGIDTELFNPKTDQNLTCGYDLETLRFKTLNKRALQKELGLAQISGVPLIGMVTRLTPQKGLGLIREAMDEISTMDMQLVVLGSGDSEFEAMIQDWSARVSDKVGCSIGFSPTLASRIYAGADVFFMPSRSEPCGLAQMIAMRYGTVPVVHAVGGLKDTVIPFNPETREGNGVTFQSYEVWDMLDALRRALSLYHQKQMWRAARRNGMSRDFSWGNSAKKYLDVYCALTGVQEA
- the glgD gene encoding glucose-1-phosphate adenylyltransferase subunit GlgD; this encodes MMNAFCILFSDSFKEDTVSVLTKKRTVGSLPFGGRYRLIDFMLSNLVHASVPEVAVVARKHYSSLADHLGTGKDWDLSRKNGGLKLLTPFMSESGYHYQNRFEALSSFHTYLTRLLPEYAIVADANLVCTVDLRQVLRQHIESGADLTVVCNEGQPRQGDTEVSVGEDGIICDARCHTGSKNETAVLLRKIFIMHKSVLLDLVDQGATYGWSDLNRDYIAKKFLNQRFYAYRYQGYFSAIRTLQDYYSTNMDLLNANVRRELLDSETHILTKIKDTVPTMYGEYGRVANSMIADGCHIDGMVENSILFRDVRIGKGVLVRNSIVMQGCILEGDSTLSNAILDKDVQVTTGHSFNGGESYPFVVEKNAVI